A section of the Marinimicrobium koreense genome encodes:
- a CDS encoding divergent polysaccharide deacetylase family protein: MLLPLLRLTLVAVLLLGASLSQAGQLAIIIDDIGYSAALGKRSLNLPGNFTFAVLPHAPHGSRLAREGAAMGKEIMLHNPMSNIRNLPLDAGALASGMSHRDFIRTLEDNLRSIPEARGLNNHMGSQLTQESEPMGWLMQYLGEHGYYFIDSRTTADSQAWETARRYRIPTLKRDVFLDHERSVESVMRQLKQAIELARTRGYALAIGHPYPETLMVLEQITPLLADAGVNLVPISVLLERPEAPLSIVGRSCLAPPLSLWRPPVGSQSMAGGPDAATEKLSPLVTERRPYRLSQHLLLN; encoded by the coding sequence ATGCTCCTGCCGTTGCTGCGCCTTACCCTGGTCGCCGTTCTGCTGCTGGGAGCGTCCCTGAGTCAGGCCGGGCAACTGGCGATCATCATTGATGATATCGGCTACAGCGCCGCTCTGGGAAAGCGCAGCCTGAACCTGCCCGGCAATTTCACCTTTGCCGTATTGCCGCACGCACCCCACGGCTCAAGACTGGCCCGCGAGGGGGCGGCAATGGGGAAGGAAATCATGCTGCACAACCCCATGAGCAACATTCGCAACCTGCCACTGGATGCCGGAGCGCTGGCCTCAGGCATGAGCCACAGGGACTTCATCCGCACCCTCGAGGACAACCTGAGGAGCATCCCTGAAGCCCGCGGCCTCAACAACCACATGGGCAGCCAACTGACCCAGGAAAGCGAGCCGATGGGCTGGCTGATGCAGTACTTGGGCGAACATGGCTATTACTTTATCGACAGCCGCACCACGGCGGACAGCCAGGCCTGGGAAACCGCCCGACGCTACCGGATTCCCACCCTCAAGCGGGATGTTTTCCTCGACCATGAACGTTCGGTAGAAAGCGTAATGCGCCAGCTCAAACAGGCCATCGAGCTGGCCCGTACCCGTGGCTACGCCCTTGCCATCGGTCACCCCTACCCCGAGACGTTGATGGTACTGGAGCAGATCACTCCCCTGTTGGCCGACGCTGGCGTCAACCTGGTACCCATATCGGTGCTTCTGGAGCGGCCCGAGGCCCCCCTGTCGATTGTCGGACGCAGTTGCCTGGCCCCCCCTCTCAGCCTTTGGCGCCCCCCAGTGGGCTCGCAATCGATGGCAGGCGGACCCGACGCGGCCACAGAAAAACTCAGCCCACTGGTCACCGAACGGCGCCCGTATCGCCTGAGTCAACATTTGCTATTAAATTAA
- a CDS encoding DUF6316 family protein, translated as MSENRAGEHGSVPKRTGRFLEKDGYWYYTTREGVDIGPFDSREDAEIGVGEFIDFICAAEPKVKEALESYRAA; from the coding sequence ATGAGCGAGAACAGAGCAGGAGAACACGGCAGCGTCCCCAAGCGGACCGGACGTTTTCTGGAAAAAGACGGCTACTGGTATTACACCACCCGGGAGGGCGTGGACATAGGCCCCTTCGACAGCCGGGAGGATGCGGAAATCGGAGTCGGCGAATTCATCGACTTCATCTGCGCCGCCGAGCCCAAGGTAAAAGAAGCCTTAGAGAGTTACCGGGCCGCCTGA
- the hisF gene encoding imidazole glycerol phosphate synthase subunit HisF, which yields MALAKRIIPCLDVDNGRVVKGVQFVDIRDAGDPVEVAKRYNEQGADEITFLDITASHEGRDTTVHTVERMAAEVFIPLTVGGGIRKIEDIRRMLNAGADKVGINSAAVSDPEFVKAAAERFGSQCIVVAIDAKQVSGEGEAPRWEIFTHGGRKPTGIDAVQWARKMADYGAGEILLTSMDRDGTKNGFDLKLTRAISDAVSIPIIASGGVGNLQHLADGVLEGGADAVLAASIFHFGEYSIPEAKAYMRERGIEMR from the coding sequence ATGGCTTTAGCAAAACGCATCATCCCCTGTCTCGACGTCGATAATGGCCGTGTGGTCAAAGGCGTTCAGTTTGTTGATATCCGTGATGCCGGTGACCCGGTGGAAGTGGCCAAGCGCTACAACGAACAGGGCGCGGATGAGATTACCTTTCTGGATATTACCGCCAGTCACGAAGGGCGGGATACCACCGTGCATACCGTCGAGCGCATGGCCGCCGAGGTGTTCATTCCCCTGACCGTGGGCGGAGGTATTCGCAAGATTGAAGACATTCGTCGCATGCTCAATGCCGGGGCCGACAAGGTGGGCATCAATTCTGCGGCCGTGTCCGATCCGGAGTTTGTCAAAGCCGCAGCCGAGCGCTTTGGGTCCCAGTGTATTGTGGTTGCCATCGATGCCAAACAGGTCAGCGGTGAGGGCGAGGCGCCCCGGTGGGAGATTTTTACCCACGGCGGTCGCAAACCCACCGGGATTGATGCGGTTCAGTGGGCGCGCAAGATGGCCGATTACGGTGCGGGAGAAATACTGCTCACCAGTATGGATCGCGACGGTACCAAGAATGGCTTTGATCTGAAACTGACCCGGGCCATCAGCGACGCGGTGTCGATACCGATCATTGCCTCCGGTGGAGTGGGGAATCTTCAGCACCTGGCGGATGGGGTTCTGGAAGGGGGTGCCGATGCGGTGTTGGCGGCAAGTATCTTCCACTTTGGGGAGTACAGCATCCCCGAAGCCAAGGCCTATATGCGCGAACGCGGCATTGAGATGCGCTAG
- the hisA gene encoding 1-(5-phosphoribosyl)-5-[(5-phosphoribosylamino)methylideneamino]imidazole-4-carboxamide isomerase, whose protein sequence is MLIIPAIDLKDGQCVRLRQGLMDDSTVFSDDPVAMAKRWVDAGCRRLHLVDLNGAFEGKPVNGEVVTAIARAYPDLPIQIGGGIRSAETIEHYLQAGVQYVIIGTKAVKEPEFVTEMCRRFPGHIIVGLDAKDGLVATDGWAEVSEVKATDLAKRFEKDGVSAIVYTDIARDGMMQGVNVEQTLAMANASSIPVIASGGITNMDDIKALRQVSDQGITGAITGRAIYEGSLDVAEAQAYCDSAGS, encoded by the coding sequence ATGCTGATTATCCCCGCCATTGATTTGAAAGACGGCCAATGCGTACGACTGCGCCAGGGCCTGATGGACGACTCCACCGTATTCTCTGACGACCCGGTCGCCATGGCCAAACGCTGGGTGGACGCCGGTTGCCGCCGGTTGCACCTGGTGGACCTGAACGGCGCCTTTGAGGGCAAACCGGTCAACGGCGAGGTGGTGACGGCCATCGCCCGGGCTTACCCGGACCTGCCGATCCAGATCGGCGGCGGTATCCGCAGCGCCGAGACGATCGAGCATTACCTGCAGGCGGGTGTGCAGTATGTGATCATCGGCACCAAGGCGGTGAAGGAGCCGGAGTTTGTGACCGAGATGTGCCGCCGGTTTCCGGGGCATATCATTGTCGGTCTGGATGCCAAAGACGGTCTGGTGGCGACGGATGGTTGGGCCGAGGTGTCTGAGGTGAAGGCGACGGATCTGGCGAAACGTTTTGAGAAAGATGGCGTCAGTGCGATTGTCTACACGGATATTGCCCGCGACGGTATGATGCAGGGTGTGAATGTGGAGCAGACGCTGGCGATGGCTAACGCTTCGAGCATCCCGGTGATCGCCTCTGGCGGTATTACCAATATGGATGATATCAAGGCGTTGCGTCAGGTATCCGATCAGGGCATTACCGGAGCGATTACCGGCCGGGCGATTTATGAAGGCTCGCTGGATGTGGCTGAAGCCCAGGCTTATTGTGATTCGGCTGGGTCCTAA